In Dendropsophus ebraccatus isolate aDenEbr1 chromosome 14, aDenEbr1.pat, whole genome shotgun sequence, the following proteins share a genomic window:
- the CRLF3 gene encoding cytokine receptor-like factor 3 isoform X1, producing the protein MDEMEGLLLEAKESMEAARTYKEELRTRLLGLSQARKQVQESAAQTRDALRLHFQDMKSAVSKMLEDRLSALLQRVDAIERDNIKPLDDCQKLLEQGVTTADGLLREGEAAVSCRSGDHENLSNFTNKALHIQLDSLPEVPALVDVPCLSAQLDDSFLTIARDHITKHGTVASRPPVQIEELIERPGGILVRWCKVDDDFVAQDFRLQYQKHSSGHYEDAYVGSECEFIVLHIDPNVDYQFRVCARGDGRQEWSPWSVPQLGHTSLVPHEWSPGLDGYSLSSRRNIALRNDSPQQAVLYSREPTYCPGQTLTFRVESSGASDRRDSIGVCVEKLDGLDSLQRDRAVCIGSSGAVYVNGKEMTNQLPPISPGSTITFDMELVSLGTNSEGPQNRCRVTIGSGNREVVFDWLLELPADTLYFGCFFFHPGWKVLVF; encoded by the exons GTCCAGGAGAGCGCAGCTCAGACCCGGGACGCCTTGCGGCTTCACTTCCAGGACATGAAAAGTGCTGTCTCCAAAATGCTGGAGGATCGGCTGAGCGCGCTGCTGCAGCGGGTGGACGCCATCGAGCGAGACAACATCAAACCACTGGACGACTGCCagaagctgctggagcagggggtGACCACTGCTGATGGGCTGCTGCGGGAAG GAGAGGCCGCTGTGTCCTGTAGGAGCGGAGACCACGAGAACCTGAGCAACTTTACCAATAAAGCTCTGCATATCCAGCTGGACAg TCTTCCGGAGGTCCCGGCCCTGGTGGACGTCCCCTGCCTGTCGGCTCAGCTAGATGACTCCTTCCTGACAATCGCCAGAGATCACATCACCAAGCACGGGACGGTGGCCTCCAGACCCCCGGTGCAGATCGAGGAACTGATCGAGAGACCCGGGGGGATCCTGGTGCGATGGTGCAAG GTGGATGATGACTTTGTGGCTCAGGATTTCCGCCTACAGTATCAGAAGCATTCCTCTGGTCACTATGAAGACGCATATGTGGGCAGCGAGTGCGAGTTCATCGTCCTTCACATCGACCCCAATGTGGACTATCAGTTTCGGGTCTGTGCCCGGGGGGATGGTCGCCAGGAATGGAGCCCATGGAGTGTGCCGCAGTTGGGTCACACCTCCTTGGTCCCACATG AATGGAGTCCAGGATTAGATGGTTATAGTCTGAGCAGCCGCAGGAACATCGCCCTCCGCAATGACTCCCCACAGCAGGCCGTCCTCTACTCCAGAGAGCCCACCTACTGCCCCGGGCAGACCCTCACCTTCAG GGTGGAGAGCAGCGGGGCCTCTGATCGGAGGGACAGTATCGGAGTGTGTGTGGAGAAGCTGGATGGGCTGGATTCCTTACAGCGGGATCGGGCTGTCTGTATTGGTTCCAGTG GTGCTGTTTATGTGAATGGTAAGGAGATGACCAATCAGCTGCCGCCCATCTCACCAGGGTCCACTATCACCTTTGATATGGAGCTGGTCAGCCTGGGAACCAACAGTGAAGGGCCACAGAATCGGTGCAGAGTGACCATTGGCTCCGGGAACAGGGAAGTGGTGTTTGATTGGCTGCTGGAGCTGCCGGCTGACACCCTTTACTTTGGATGCTTCTTCTTTCATCCTGGCTGGAAGGTTCTGGTGTTTTAG
- the CRLF3 gene encoding cytokine receptor-like factor 3 isoform X2, with protein sequence MKSAVSKMLEDRLSALLQRVDAIERDNIKPLDDCQKLLEQGVTTADGLLREGEAAVSCRSGDHENLSNFTNKALHIQLDSLPEVPALVDVPCLSAQLDDSFLTIARDHITKHGTVASRPPVQIEELIERPGGILVRWCKVDDDFVAQDFRLQYQKHSSGHYEDAYVGSECEFIVLHIDPNVDYQFRVCARGDGRQEWSPWSVPQLGHTSLVPHEWSPGLDGYSLSSRRNIALRNDSPQQAVLYSREPTYCPGQTLTFRVESSGASDRRDSIGVCVEKLDGLDSLQRDRAVCIGSSGAVYVNGKEMTNQLPPISPGSTITFDMELVSLGTNSEGPQNRCRVTIGSGNREVVFDWLLELPADTLYFGCFFFHPGWKVLVF encoded by the exons ATGAAAAGTGCTGTCTCCAAAATGCTGGAGGATCGGCTGAGCGCGCTGCTGCAGCGGGTGGACGCCATCGAGCGAGACAACATCAAACCACTGGACGACTGCCagaagctgctggagcagggggtGACCACTGCTGATGGGCTGCTGCGGGAAG GAGAGGCCGCTGTGTCCTGTAGGAGCGGAGACCACGAGAACCTGAGCAACTTTACCAATAAAGCTCTGCATATCCAGCTGGACAg TCTTCCGGAGGTCCCGGCCCTGGTGGACGTCCCCTGCCTGTCGGCTCAGCTAGATGACTCCTTCCTGACAATCGCCAGAGATCACATCACCAAGCACGGGACGGTGGCCTCCAGACCCCCGGTGCAGATCGAGGAACTGATCGAGAGACCCGGGGGGATCCTGGTGCGATGGTGCAAG GTGGATGATGACTTTGTGGCTCAGGATTTCCGCCTACAGTATCAGAAGCATTCCTCTGGTCACTATGAAGACGCATATGTGGGCAGCGAGTGCGAGTTCATCGTCCTTCACATCGACCCCAATGTGGACTATCAGTTTCGGGTCTGTGCCCGGGGGGATGGTCGCCAGGAATGGAGCCCATGGAGTGTGCCGCAGTTGGGTCACACCTCCTTGGTCCCACATG AATGGAGTCCAGGATTAGATGGTTATAGTCTGAGCAGCCGCAGGAACATCGCCCTCCGCAATGACTCCCCACAGCAGGCCGTCCTCTACTCCAGAGAGCCCACCTACTGCCCCGGGCAGACCCTCACCTTCAG GGTGGAGAGCAGCGGGGCCTCTGATCGGAGGGACAGTATCGGAGTGTGTGTGGAGAAGCTGGATGGGCTGGATTCCTTACAGCGGGATCGGGCTGTCTGTATTGGTTCCAGTG GTGCTGTTTATGTGAATGGTAAGGAGATGACCAATCAGCTGCCGCCCATCTCACCAGGGTCCACTATCACCTTTGATATGGAGCTGGTCAGCCTGGGAACCAACAGTGAAGGGCCACAGAATCGGTGCAGAGTGACCATTGGCTCCGGGAACAGGGAAGTGGTGTTTGATTGGCTGCTGGAGCTGCCGGCTGACACCCTTTACTTTGGATGCTTCTTCTTTCATCCTGGCTGGAAGGTTCTGGTGTTTTAG